Below is a window of Herbiconiux aconitum DNA.
GGGCTCGACCTCGGTGCCGGGCTTGATGGCGATGCCTGCACGGGCTCCTCGTTCACGGAGGCTACGGGCGACGGCGACCGGATCGGTCGTGGCTTCGGCGTGGAAGGTGACGGAGTAGGCGCCCGTCTCCGCGTAGAGCGGTGCCCAGCGACCCGGATCGTCGATCATCAGGTGCAGGTCGAGCGGGATCGGGGACACCTGCTGCAGCCGCTCCACCACCGGGAGGCCGATGGTGAGGTTCGGCACGAAGTGGTTGTCCATCACGTCGACGTGCGCCAGGTCGGCGTTGGAGATGCGGCCGAGCTCGGTTTCGAGGTTCGCGAAGTCGGCGGCCAGGATGCTGGGGTTGATGCGCACTACCACGATCCGACCCTACCGCCCGCTC
It encodes the following:
- the rpe gene encoding ribulose-phosphate 3-epimerase; the encoded protein is MVVRINPSILAADFANLETELGRISNADLAHVDVMDNHFVPNLTIGLPVVERLQQVSPIPLDLHLMIDDPGRWAPLYAETGAYSVTFHAEATTDPVAVARSLRERGARAGIAIKPGTEVEPYLELLPEFDLVLIMTVEPGFGGQSFMAGTMPKLGRLAEAVKTSGLDIWIEVDGGINDDTIAVAADAGANTFVAGSSVFGAESAAAQVDHLRSLAARHTH